Genomic segment of Dromiciops gliroides isolate mDroGli1 chromosome 3, mDroGli1.pri, whole genome shotgun sequence:
CCACACCAGCCCCCCCAGGGAGCTCACTCTCCTACACTAGTCATTGGCCATCCATCTTGGTCTTGGATTCCTGCCTCAGCTTATCGAATCCAATGCCAGGAGCCTTAGGGTCCAGTCTCATGGATGAGGCTTCGTGCAAGCAAATACTCCTCTTATTGGCTTGGATGCCTAGTCCCAGCTGCCATTCCTGGCCTTGGGGACAAGCCCGAGTGCCCTCCTCTTAAAAGTTCACAGCTTCTTCCGAGACACTCAAACCCAGTTCACTCATCTGATCAGTAAAACCTTGCTCTGCAACAACCCTCAACAACTCTCCTCACTGGAACTGGATTCTCCTGCTTCCCCAAGATACCATCCTCCTGGCTAACCTCCACTGGAAGCCACTTTTTTCCCAGCCTCCCACCAAATTCACAGGCCCAAGAGGAGAGGTGGGCAGGCCCATGCCTTGTTACTGAGGCCCCCCTCCTTggcctttcctccccacccctcagaGAGTTTACTTGAGATATATGATGTGTGCTTGAGATACCATCTTCCTTAACTCACTGTCATCATCGGTCACTGTCTAGGTCACTGtcccagcttcctcttctgtcccAACCTCAAGAGTCTCCCTCTGTAGCCCATACCCTCTCACCTTCTTCTCCCTTTAAATGGTCGTTTGCTGACCTCAGCCTCACCTCAGCCTGATCACACCCAAGACCTTGGAATGATGTCACATCCCTGCTCAGACAGAGGCCTTGGGACAAGGGTTATTAGTAAGATCCACAAAATACTGAGGCTCTTGCCTCCACAAGCAAAGTGCAGGTTGGTCTCCATTCCCTAAGTTAAAGAGGCTCAAGCTCCCTCAATGATGGAAGAAGTGCTTTAGTGTAACAGAGAAAGGCCCTGAAGAGGTGGAGGAGGATTCTGGTGTGTGTCAGGGAGTTGGCAAATAGAAGCACTCAGAGCTAGCCCTCAGTTGGGAAGTTCGTCCCAAATAAGAGGGAGCGGGTGTGGGTCCCACAGATGCCACCAGCAGACTGGGAATCCAAAAGGGGCTAAGAAGAGAGGGCCTAGGACCCCTCCCTGCTGTCCAACAACAGAGACAGGCTGACCGCCTGTCTTCCCAGGGCATCCAACCAAAACATGGAGTCCCCAAGACTTCTCCAACCAGAAGataaaggaatggagaaaatgcTGCTGAGCATGAGAGGGTCCTGAAGACTTGAGAAGCTCAGGCAGGGAGTGCCCCACTCTTGCTAATTAGGGCGAGGGCTTCAGGATTTGGAAGGTGGTGTATGAGAATGGGAACCAAAGCTTCCGCTCTAACAATCATGGGTGTGGAGAAAAGCCCTTTTCTGTCTGCCTCCCTGTTCCAAACCCTGCCATTGGGTTTTTTTCAGTGGCTCTGTCTCCCTCTGCTTACAAATTGTCTCTCCCAGCACCTCAAGCTAATTCTCTTTCATTCCTGCTCACTCTGTTGTTTCTGCTGTGGCCCAACTGCTCACCTGTCTAGGCCCTTGGGGGAAACCCGGTGCCTGGCACAATGTGAGCTCTCTTGATACTTTTCCATCTCTCTGACAGGAGGTGGGAAGCCTTGAAGGTATCTTTGAGTCTTCTCTTTGCCCACTTCCTTTTGAGACCATTCATATCTTTCTTCCCCCATTCCTATTGCCCTCACTACCACCAAGACATTCAAGACTATTATCGGACCCTCCCTACAAGGTCTTCCCATCTTCTGTCTTCTCTGGTCCAAGCTGCCATTGACACCATTGCTCAATCTTCCTTCTTAGCAATGCTTCTTCCCCACTCTGATCTGGTCTTCAGGAGTCCCTTGCCCTCATCTCATTCCTTAGCAAATGAGGAGTTCTCTTCCTGAAGGAGATTCCTCGTGAATGCTGAGTGGGGGCTGCCTAGAGCTTTCCCCAGCCACCTGTCCATTCCAGGGGCTTCTAGGGACCCAGGCCCCCAGACgggcctgcctccctccctctcctttggcACTTCCAGGACAGCTGCTCAGAGCAGAAACAGCCAAAGGGACCACGGGGCACCCAAGGAAAGAGGCCCAATCCCTTACTTGTTCTTAGTCTCTTTCCAGTAAATCGATTGCCAGCCAGGAATAAAGCCGGGATCCCGGAAAAACCACAGAACAATCAGGAAAGCGAAGTTGATCAGCACGCTGATTTCCGGGTAGGAGAGGGAGCCCAGTTTCTCATACTCTTCTTTCAGCATCAGATACGCCgccttctccttctctgtcttctggACGCCAATGCctatgtttcttttaaaactttggaAACAAAACAGATACTCAGCACTGCGACCGGCTGCTCTGCCCCTCCTAGAGAGCCTGCTGAGCAGACAGTCTGAGGCTGGCATGGCAGCCCAACCTCTGCTTCTCGCTGCTGGGGCCACTTAGCACATGGGTCTGAGGAAGACTCTTCTTGCTGCTCATCAGCTCAgagccccctcctccccagaagACAAGCCTGCCCTCTCTTGGAGGCTTGCAGGAGGACAGAATCTCAGAATGAGCGGCTGCACTGCagcatctccctcccctctcctgccctTCCCTTTGGCAGCCCCCACTTACTTGGTGCCCAGGAACATGCACTGGAGCCAGATCCAGGCAATAAACAGCATCAGAAGCATGTTGGGGAAGGCAAAGCTGAACCAGGAAGCAAAGTTGATAATTTCTTTGCTCTCAGGGAACAacctggaggagggagaagggggaggaggcacATCAGCCTTGGAtcaatgatgggggggggggcgcggggggaATGGCTCTTCCtcagctcccctccccccacaggaTCTTCTCATTCTGAATTTCATCCCTCCCACCTCAGAAAAAGGAGCATCTCCATATACACAACTGAAGCCACAGAGGATTTTCTAGAAAACAGTGACTCTCCCTTCTATAGCACTTATTTAGAGAAGACCATTTCAGAAAATCCAAGAATACAatgacaacattgtaaagaaaaactgaAGGACTGAAGACCCAACCAGGATTTACTATGATTGATGGGGAAAATGAttacccacctcctgaaagagaggcaGTAGACTCCAGGTGCAGAAAAGGACATGGATTTTTGGAGCATTTCCACTGGGTGGGTTAATTTTGCTTCTCTCTCACAACAAATAGGGCCATTAATGCCTTTCAAGAACAACCAGCTCAGCACTTCTCAGCAGCAAAGCCAGAAGCCAAGTACAATTTGTAGCCCTTTGGACCTCCTCTGTATCCATGATCATCTCATACCTGCCCACCCTGCATTTAAGGAGGATGACTCCCAACCATCcaacacaactttaaaaaatgagagaCTTCAGATCCacagataagggaagagtttaggaCCAAACACGATACAGAACacataacaaaatggaaaatagaacattttgagtacataaaattaaaaagttttgcacaaataaaaccaatgcaaccaaaattggAAAGtagaaaatggaggggggggcggggctggcatcaagtatctctgacaaaggcctcatttctcaaatagagaactgagtcaaacttataagaaaacaggtcatttcccaattgatcaacttggtcaaaaaatatgaacaaatcaaagctatctatagtcatgtgaaaaaaaaaacgcCCTAAAtaactattcattagagaaatgcaaattaaaacaatcctgaggtaccacctcacacctaccagatttCTACTAGATTTTTAAATAGGTccctgttggtagagttgtgaattgagtcaaccattttgaagagcaatttggaactatgcccaaagggctatcaaactgtgtgccctttgatccagcaataccactgctaggtctatatcccaaagagataaaaaggggggggggagggtggaaggacctagttgtacaaaaatatttatagcagtatggtccaagacaatcccaaaggactcatggtgaaatatgctatctgcctccaaagaaagaactgatggcgtCCAAATACAGAACTGAAACActgtttttccctccctccttccttccctccctttctccctccctctcttctccttcctccctcccctccttctttctttccttccttccttcctttccttctttctttatttttgtcttcttgtaccaaatgactaatatggaaatgttttacatgattgcacacatataacctatatcagattgctaactgtcttgggggggaagggagggagggaaaggtaatttggaactcaaaactttaaaaaaagaaatattaaaaattgttttaacatgtaattggggaaggggataaaatattttttaaaaacaaaagacttcAACTGGCCACTTGGGAGTTATCTCCTGCTGCTTTCCTCAATCCATTAGTCAATCAGCAGCCCAGCACCATTTTGGTGTGAATGAATGACTTGGCATTAAAATGTCAGAATTCCTGGTGCCAATCTGGACATGGTCTGGACAGGAAGCATCAGGAAAATGTGCCTGGATCAACTTGGGCTTCCTGGGACTGTTAGTGCTGTATGGACCtcaagaagggaagaggaaggtaaCTAGCGATCCCAGTACCTGCCTCTCAGTCCTTCCCCTTGTCCCCAAAGCTGATGTTGACTCCAAAGAGCCCAGAGACTTACATGCTCATCTGCCCTGATAGCACAATGTTGGGTCCAGTCCCAGTCAGAGTCCCAGTGCCTCCAATGCTGGCTGCATAGCACACACACAGTGTCAATGCCTTGCATGTACTCACATTTTTTCCTACCATCTCCTTGTTCTTGACCTGGGAAGCAACATTTTTCTCTGGAAAGGAAACAGGAGTAATTGTCTTGGGCCCAGTCTTGCCAAGCCCTCCCAAGGCTCCAAGTCTGCTCACAGACTGCAGGGAGTAGCCAGAAAGCTCCACAAAATGTGATTTCCCTCAGACAACTGCAGATCTCCAAGGTTTCTGGCCACATTATCTGTCACCTGGAGCTGTGCCCCTCCCACATACCAAACCTGATGGGAAGGGAGCAGTCATACTTTAAGGATAGTGCCAATGCCAAGACACCTATGATCCAAGCAACCCAGGGGATCTAGGAAGAGAGACCTGCACAAGAGACCAAGGATGCTAGCCCACAACAAGAAGGCTCACAGCCTTAAAGCAAAGAACAGGTGTTGggttgggaaggagaggagacTTGGAAGCCCCTTCCAGCTATTAGATAGAACTCTAGGGTGGCATGGCATCTGCCATGGAAGCCTCATGGGCAATTATGAGGCAGGTCCAATCTCCCATTTGGAGCAATGGGTGGCCAAGCTGGTTTCACTCTGAGATAGCCAGCCTCCACCAACAACCACCCTTGCTCCTACTGGCTCCTTCAAAGAaatgattagggggcagctaggtggcgcagtggatagagcaccggccctggagtcaggagtacctgagttcaaatcccgcctcagacacttaacacttattagctgtgtgaccctgggcaagtcacttaaccccaattgcctcactaaaaaacaaaaacaaaaccaaaacaaaacaaagaaatgattaGTCCTGCCCAGAACTGGCCCCTTGTCCAAGCAGGTCAGAGAGGAGGAGAGCCTGTAGGAAGGCCACTTCTCCTTTGCCCCTCAGATGGAAGAGGCAGGATTAGGATCAGAGAAGGTAGAAAGAGGGACTGGTCAAACCCTGCTTTTCTGAGTCCAGCCTGGAAATGGACCAATGATCCTCAATCCTGCAAGCCAGGGCTCACCTTGGAGGTCTTTTTCATCCTTATCCGAGAGCTCTATGCTAGACGGGGAAAATTCGTCATCCTTGTCTGTCAACTTCAGCTGGTCCAGCACAGCCTGGACAATGGGCACCATCATGGCTGTTGTGGCTGTGTTACTGATCCACATGGACAAGAAGGCTGTGATGCACATGAAGCCCAGCATCAGGCTGCAGGGAGAGTTCAGAGCAAGAGTCAGCCTCCTACCTACCATGGGCACTGAGGGCGGGCTCTCCCTTGAGAGAACTTGGGCTTCACTCCCAGGTAGTTCTACCCTCACCGCCTGCCCATCCCCACTGGCCTCTCCTGCCAGCTTTCCCAAGGGGCCCCTCAGGAGGCCTAAGCTCCTGGTTATCAGACTTAGTGGGAGAGCCCTGGGCCCAGAGGAGTGGCCCCCCATTTTACTCCCTGTTCTGCCACTTCCTCCTTGGGGGACCTTGGGCCCATCCCTGCCCCTTCATGGGCCTCCATCTCCTCCTTGTCAAGTCTGTTCTCACATGTGTCTGAGCCCCTGCTGGTCCCCCTCAGAGATAATAGGGAGAGAAGAGCAGGGCACGCACAGGCCTGGGGAGATGCCAACCAGGAGGAGGGTGCGCAGGGCAATCCTTTTGTGCACATTCCAATGTTCCACAGCCACAGCAACGATCAGGCCCCCCAGGAAAAGCACCGTGGTGTCCTTCATGTACTGTAAACACACCTGAGGGATGAGCAGAAACAGCCTTCTGTGTGTCTGGTGTCTGCCTGCttatctgtctgcctgtctgtgaGTCTGACTTCCTGTTTCTGCCTGTCTGtgggtctgtctgtctgcctgtctgtgaGTCTGACTTCCTGTTTCTGCCTGTCTGtgggtctgtctgtctgcctgtctgtgaGTCTGACTTCCTGTGTCTGCCCATCTGtgggtctgtctgtctgcctgtgaGTCTGACTTCCTGTGTCTGCCCGTTTGTgggtctgtctgtgtctgtctctgcttGTTTATGTCTGTCTGAGGCTGTCTTCCTGTCTGtatctgtctgcctgcctgtctgtcacTCTATCTTACACCCAGCCCAGGGACAGGGTTGACACTTCTGCCAGGAGAGCAGCAGCTCTACACAAAACCCCTGGAATTCTTGTGTGAAGGGCCTGATGCTGCCATCTGAGTGACCTTCTACCACTCAGAGCCTTGGTTTGCTCATCTAGAGAGTGGAGATGATAAGTGTGAATGTCCCTATTTCTGAGGATGCAGTAAGACAAGAGATGCATAGGAAGCCCCCTCTGGGGCCAGTTGCAAAGAAGACACAACAGGCAGTTTGGTGGGAAACTCCCATTAATAagcccaaatggaaaagttccCTCTGTCTGGAGCAGGCCATTGGGGCAGGAGTGTCAGCAAGGCCCTCAAGAAGGCAAAGACCCTCTAATTGGACTTACCTGCTTAGAGTCCAGGACTTTGAGCAAAGGGAACAGCAAAATAGGGAGGAGGGATGTCACAGGCAAGGGGATGACCTCCGTGCACCAGTACACAGCCATGAGGAGGATGACATAGGTACAGTTGGCGCGCTGCAACAGAAGCCAAACTGGGGGTCAGGCAGCAGCCCCCCACAGCTGCCCCGGGGGAGGCCTGCTATGCTTGTGGCCAAGCCTCCCCCTTCAGAACAAAATCCAACACTGGGAGAATCCACTGAATGCCCAGAGGAGCATCTTTACAGTGCCAGAAAAAGGTGGGCTCCCCAGGTAACAAAAGAACCAAGACTGTCAGGAGGGAGTGCTGTGAACAGACAAGTCCAAAGGAACTGGATCGCTGTCAAAAATGACCCtggctctccctcctctcccctcttctcaggAGATACAGCTGTAGGGCCAACCTATGGCAAAGGAGGAAAAGGCGAGAACTGCCCAATCACACCTTCCATCTGTTGCTGAAGGCAAGAAGATGAACaaccaggaagaaagaaagataggacCAATGATTCACAGGAAGTGAAACATCATAACAATGCCTGGCATTTACATAGacagcacattaaggtttgcaaggtaTATTATACATTTCTTACTTGATTCTTATAATAACCCCAGAAAGTTAatgtgattatttccattttatgaatgagaaaactgaagcaaactgaggttaagtgacttgcccagggtcacacagctagtgtctgaggcaggattcaaactcaggtattcctgactccaactttctgactccagtgcttTCTGAGATGCCCCCTAGCAGCAAACATAAGAGTCCTGGTTCTGGGTCTGAGGGATCAAAAGCAGCTTTGGCAtctccctccctgggcctcattttcttcctctgtaaaatgaaaagactgaacTACATGGCTTCTACAGTCCATCCACACACACCCTCCTTGAGCTAGGATCCTATCCATAAGAAGCCAACAATAAAATCCAGGCCCTCGGgtgctccctcccctgccccaaaaGGACAGACAACAATGCAAGAGGGCTAGCTAGAGACCCTAAGGCCAGCTTTCCCAGTTATCTCAGATGAGACTGGATGGGATGAGACTAGTGACCAGAAATGACTCTGGAAAAGGAATCAAAATGTGGactagggaggggagggggggggggtggttagcAACTGTGTATTAAAAGGatatctctggggcagctaggtggcaatggatagagcaccagccctggagtcaggagtacctgagttcaaatccagcctcagacacttaacacttactggctgtgtgaccctgggcaagtcacttaaccccaattgcctcactaaaaaaaaaaaaaaaaaggatatctcATTTGGGGAAATCCAAGCATCAGATCAGGGACACACAGTGGAGAACAGCTGGGCAAGGATACGGGAAACAAAACAGAAGTCCTGTATCCAAACCACCCAGACAGAAGACACTAGATGAGCATCTTGGGAGGCAGCTCACGGAGCTGCAATGGATGTGCCCTAATGACGAGGGGTTTCAATCAGCTGACATCTGAGAGAGCAGAATAGCCAATGTTTGGGGCTGAACTCGATCATTCCATCCTTCAGGAGGTGGAGAAAACATTGAGATTGCCTGGCATTGCCATTCAGGAAGTGTTACTAATGGGGAGAAGTTCATAGGAACCTGAAGAGTATAGCAGGGACTAGCCTGACATGATCCCCACCTCTAGGGTGACCACACCTTCTCTCATGTACTCACTAGATGCCAAGCACTCTGCTGGGAGCTGGGTGATGGGGCAGGGGGGCAGATGCCTGATAGCTGGTAGCCACATTGGGGAGGGCTTCCCAGAGccttggaggagggaggagga
This window contains:
- the SLC13A5 gene encoding solute carrier family 13 member 5; the protein is MASVGSCLKKFKSFLVLVLTPLLLLPIVVIAKSKRANCTYVILLMAVYWCTEVIPLPVTSLLPILLFPLLKVLDSKQVCLQYMKDTTVLFLGGLIVAVAVEHWNVHKRIALRTLLLVGISPGLLMLGFMCITAFLSMWISNTATTAMMVPIVQAVLDQLKLTDKDDEFSPSSIELSDKDEKDLQEKNVASQVKNKEMVGKNVSTCKALTLCVCYAASIGGTGTLTGTGPNIVLSGQMSMLFPESKEIINFASWFSFAFPNMLLMLFIAWIWLQCMFLGTNFKRNIGIGVQKTEKEKAAYLMLKEEYEKLGSLSYPEISVLINFAFLIVLWFFRDPGFIPGWQSIYWKETKNKYVTDATVAIFISILMFILPSQRLKFNFRSQNEEEWKAPFYPPPLLSWKVAQEKVPWGIVLLLGGGFALAKGCEVSGLSEWMGKQTDPLKNFTPTVLVMFLMVLIAIFTEYTSNIATVTLFLPIFASMSQKLHINPLYVMIPCTLSSSFAFMLPVATPPNAIVFSYGHLKVSDMVKTGFVMNIIGFLCVSLAINTWGRLLFDLDHFPSWANATQTSIRD